One genomic region from Apodemus sylvaticus chromosome 1, mApoSyl1.1, whole genome shotgun sequence encodes:
- the Rps13 gene encoding 40S ribosomal protein S13: MGRMHAPGKGLSQSALPYRRSVPTWLKLTSDDVKEQIYKLAKKGLTPSQIGVILRDSHGVAQVRFVTGNKILRILKSKGLAPDLPEDLYHLIKKAVAVRKHLERNRKDKDAKFRLILIESRIHRLARYYKTKRVLPPNWKYESSTASALVA, from the exons ATGGGTCGCATGCACGCTCCCGG GAAGGGCCTGTCCCAGTCGGCGCTGCCTTACCGCCGTAGCGTCCCCACG TGGCTGAAGTTGACGTCTGACGACGTGAAGGAACAGATTTACAAATTGGCCAAGAAAGGCCTGACTCCCTCCCAGATAG GTGTGATCCTGAGGGACTCACATGGTGTGGCACAGGTCCGTTTTGTGACTGGAAATAAAATCTTGAGAATCCTCAAGTCCAAAGGCCTTGCCCCTGATCTCCCTGAGGATCTCTACCATTTGATTAAGAAAGCGGTTGCTGTCAGAAAGCACCTTGAGAGGAACAGAAAG GATAAGGATGCTAAATTCCGCCTGATTCTGATAGAGAGCAGAATTCACCGGCTGGCTCGATACTATAAGACTAAGCGGGTGCTTCCACCCAATTGGAAATA tgagtCGTCCACAGCCTCTGCTCTGGTGGCATAA